In Hippoglossus hippoglossus isolate fHipHip1 chromosome 11, fHipHip1.pri, whole genome shotgun sequence, the sequence TGCacagttattgttattttcccTTTCAGCATCACCCATATGTTCCCTCTGTCAAggacaacagaaataaaaacagggagacataacacaacagaaacacctAAGGTCAACCGTCTCAGCCCCGCCtaggaacattttttttattatcttttattatcaagCACAACTTTGATTTTACAGTGCAGCTCTTCTTATCGAGTCAGCCCCTCCCGACTCCAGTTTCATGTGTGCATTCTAATCCATAAGAAAGAGGGTTGAGTTGCCATCTTTGTTAATGATTATATCCCCGGCAAGAAGACATCTTATGGAAATGTTACTTCTCTTGAATATGTAGCTCTTCAGTTGAATGCCTCTATTTGAGCTTTGCTCCTAAATATCTGCAGGCTTCATAGATTCTGAACATTTTCTGATGTCCTTACTGAAGCATAGTCTCTAAGGGTCAGGTTGACTGTAGTTATTGTTGGTAAATTCAACATTCATGTTAAGCTGaggatttttctgtttgtgactGCATTAATCCATCTCTTGGGTCTTAGCCAATGAGCTTGTAGATCATTCAAGTTTGAAAATTAGATGTTATTGATGCCATTGCCCCAACAAAGGTGATGTTGGTCTTTGGTAAGAAAATATTTCCATGGAGAAAAGCCACAGGCGTCggatagaaaaacaaagaggtgAAAAACAGCATAAACCGATCTCTCCatgtttttatgacatttattAAGACATAAATTTATCATTTGGAACTGAGAAATACAATTGGTCTTTTTCTCTGACATTATTCCCCAAAAAACGATACCTCTCAGATCACAAAGTCAAAATTAAACATGCTAAAGTAACATTCAGTTTTAATGCTCCACATACATGGATACAAAAAGTTGGAACATATCAAGCAAACTGCAGGTCTACACTTTGATATgattgttgttgaaatgtgtacGACAAATTCATTTGCCTTGTCTAGAGATGGGGAAGTGTCCATTTTTCGTGTCATCGGACAACTTCAGATGGTTTCTGTTGGTCATGTTCTCCGAAACAATACTGTGAATAAACAATACTACTACTTGAATCGGGTCATTTTCTCAATAATTTCTAACAATAACCATTCTATGTTATTCTGAAAATCTCTCATCAATTTGTCAACAATCAATTCAAGTTAATGTACTTATAGATAGTTTTACTGAGGAATAGAAcactaaataaaatgtcacacaAGAATAAGAGCAGGTTACAAGCATCCCATAACCTCAATGGCTCaacttgtctttctctttgaTCTTGTTTCAGGCCTGAAACCAGCATGATCATATCAGTTCACACTCCAGTATCTCCAGTGGGCAGACAGTGAGGACCAGTAGCCACCATGCAATGTGTGTAAGGGACCAGTGGTGGTGTTGTGGGCCCAGGCGGGATGCTGCTGACGGCCAGTCAGTATGACCTTGCTGGACTTGTGGCTGTCGCGCTCCATCCCCATGtgcctgctccttcagagccttgTCCTCATGGCCCTGTGCTTCCCCTCGGCCAGCATGTGCCCAAAGGGCTGCATCTGCCAACGCGACCCCCACCTCCATGGCCTCAACGTTACCTGCAGTCAGTCCCGCCTCAAAGAGATCCCCCCCAGCCTCCCGGTTGATACAGTCCTGCTGAGGCTGGACCACAACCAAATTGGAGCGGTGCCTGATCAAACCTTCCATGGACTTAGGCTTTTGAGGGAGCTCAATCTTTCATACAACGCAGTGGAGACTTTAGGCGAAGCAGCCTTCAGTGGCATAGAGGCGACCTTACAGGTGCTGGACCTCTCCCACAACCGTATTACTAGCGTACACAAGGATGCCTTTGCTCGGCTCAAGGCCCGCGTCATTGTGGACGATAACCCCTGGCATTGTGACTGCGCCCTCCAGCAGGCCATCAGTGGAATGGCCCACAACCACGAGGCTGCTGCTAGGGTTCTCTGCAGGAGCTCGGAGCTTCTCGACCAGGAGGGAAGACCTTTCATGGCAGTGGATACTGACCTCTGTAACCTGGCCAAAAGGACCACAGACTATGCTATGCTGGTGACCATGTTTGGTTGGTTTGCCATGGTCATTTCATATGTGGTGTATTATGTTCGACAGAACCAGGAGGACGCCCGACGCCACCTGGAGTACCTCAAGTCTCTTCCTAGCAAACCCAAGAAACCTGACGAGGCTGACGACATTAGCACTGTTGTTTGATAGCTGTCACAGTGACTGAGTCCATCACAAACCTAATGACCACCAACATGTTTATGTGACAGGACCCCCTTTTAAAGTGTGTTTACTATTTGTAATACTAGTGATGTGAGCATCAAATTGCTGATAAATCTTTGTATTTTGGAAATTTTGTTGTATGTCCTTAACCAGGGTTTGCTCATGACTGATGTGAGATACGATGAGAAGGGAGGCCACAGACTAACACTCTAATACCAACATTATCTTTTCTACAGAAATTAATTATGGagttttgaatatttgaatCTCAGGTTTAAATATTGATATGAAAATGgctctttttaaatgaaatttggaatatatgataaataagaaatatatttttaagataAAACATCCTATTGTCTATTTCCCAGAGCCCTGATTTTGGTATCTCAGTCCACAGTAAGatgtattttgagttttttaaaCACTTGCTAAACCAAGTGCATCTTCAATTCCCAGATAAATCAAACgtaaattacaatatttacaaattGTAGTTACTACAAATTATTTCAGCACTTGAACCCCTATGTATTTCAAGGGAGACTAATTGTctttacattgtgtttatttaagaCTATCAAAGCTTTGAATATGGGGTGTGTTAATATTGGGTATAAAGTATTCCAGCTTTCCTTGAGCTGTTATGACATCCTTTTGATTTAGAGAAATCAAACTTAACACAATAGAGTGAGGCATGGTGGATTTCACTGAAACATTCAGTGAATGATCTCACTAAGTGGCTACAGACAATTCTGTGGAAGCCACATTTTgccaagaaagaaacaaataagaAATTCTGACTTAAAATCATTTGATACAAAGTTAAACTTTTTACTCTTTGGATGAAActtatgaaatatttaaagcGAGTTTCACAACCATCCCaactttaaa encodes:
- the lrrc3b gene encoding leucine-rich repeat-containing protein 3B: MTLLDLWLSRSIPMCLLLQSLVLMALCFPSASMCPKGCICQRDPHLHGLNVTCSQSRLKEIPPSLPVDTVLLRLDHNQIGAVPDQTFHGLRLLRELNLSYNAVETLGEAAFSGIEATLQVLDLSHNRITSVHKDAFARLKARVIVDDNPWHCDCALQQAISGMAHNHEAAARVLCRSSELLDQEGRPFMAVDTDLCNLAKRTTDYAMLVTMFGWFAMVISYVVYYVRQNQEDARRHLEYLKSLPSKPKKPDEADDISTVV